In Candidatus Yanofskybacteria bacterium, the genomic stretch ATCTCAAATAAAGCAATCCCAGTCGCCACCGAGACATTCAAGGATTCTTTCTGCCCTAACATGGGTATCTCTAAAATATGATCACAATATTTGAATAAATTTTTATTGACGCCATTAACTTCATTGCCGACAATTAATGCCAGCGGAAATCCTGGCTTAAAATCGAAAATATTTTTACTATCACCCGACTGCTCTAAAGCAACAACGATATGGCCAGATTTTTTAAGCTTTTCAACAAGGCGCCAAGACTGAGCTACATGCTCCCACGGAACAACATTCTCGGCACCTAGCGCCGTCTTCGAGATTTTTTCATGAGGCGGAATCGGCGTAATCCCGGAAAGATATATCTTGGAAACCCCAGCCGCATCGGCCGTACGAAAAATCGAGCCCACATTTTCTCGGCTCCTGATATTATCTAATACGAGAATTAGTCCTTGCTTTTCCATGTAACAAAAGTATCATATATAGCATGAATTACAATTTTAAATATCTCATTTGGGTCGCGACGGTGTTTCTAGCCATATTGTGCATATACTTCTTATCGAGTATGGATAAAAACGATAGATTAAGTGCAAATACGAACACTATATCGTTTAGCGGCGAAGGCAAAATAACCGTAAAGCCAGACATCGGCCTAGTTACCGCTTCGATCGTTACTGAGGCCAAAACATCGAAAGAGGCTCAGGATAGCAATTCTAAAAAGTCTAGCGCTGTCAGCGACTTTCTCAAAAAACAAGGCGTGGCTGAAAAGGATATTAAAACGGTTGGATACAACCTAAATCCCCAATATGACTACTCCCCGCTAAGTAGTCGCCGCCCAGGGATCACTGGCTATCAAGTTAGACAATCTATTGAAATAAAAATTAGAAATCTAGATAAGGTCAGCTCAATTTTGGACGGCGTGGTAACTGCTGGAGCTAATGAAGTCAGTCAACTAACATTCGCCATAGACGACATGGAGAAAGTTAGAGCCGAAGCCAGAGAGAGGGCAATTGCCGAAGCTAAGAGCAAGGCCAAAGAATTGAGAAAACAGCTAGGGATCGAGCTAGGTAAAATAGTAAATTTCTCGGAGAGTGGCGATAGACAAACAATGCCGATGTATACTGATATGAAATACAGCGCGGGTGGCACAGCTGAAGCTCCCAGTCCATCGATATCGACCGGGGAGAATGAGATAGTTGTAAATGTCAGTTTAACTTATCAGATTAAATAAAATAGAATAATAAAAAGGCTGACCCGTAATGGGTCAGCCTTTTTATTATTGATTTAATTACATTAATCCTTTCCCTATCCCCTCGTGAACCTCTACGTCACCCTTGTGCATACTCACAAACTCATTATGCGCAACCATTATTTTTGACTTCACCGCGTTGGGGCCAGGAATTTCTTTAAAAACAAATTTAGGCTCGGCTCCAGCAGTCTGGATTTCTAAATCACCGAAATCCAGTATCGTCGTAAGTGGCCCAACTATATGAGTAGAGATATCTTGTATCCTAGATAGACTCAGCTCAGAGACGGTACGGCTAAAGAACCCTTTCTGCTCACTATCTATAATCCTATGGTCAGTCACGATCCATGAATCTAGTAAATACATAGTTATGGCGTAAAACAACGAGTTCCACCAAAACAGAAAATATATGGAGACGATCAGCCAGAATAGATTATCGATCCCCATACTCA encodes the following:
- a CDS encoding RNA methyltransferase, which encodes MEKQGLILVLDNIRSRENVGSIFRTADAAGVSKIYLSGITPIPPHEKISKTALGAENVVPWEHVAQSWRLVEKLKKSGHIVVALEQSGDSKNIFDFKPGFPLALIVGNEVNGVNKNLFKYCDHILEIPMLGQKESLNVSVATGIALFEIINK